A genomic segment from Fodinicola acaciae encodes:
- a CDS encoding response regulator, with the protein MIRVVVADDQPAVRAGLVMILNAAADVRVVGQAEDGEQAVALCRELKPDVVVMDIQMPRLDGISATRELAGVCDVLILTTFDLDEYVFGALRAGAAGFLLKNTDADKLVDAVRLVASGDGLIAPAVTRRLIAAFAQVSAPSELATDVDLSSLTAREREVLECIGRGLSNQDISAELSMAEATTKTHVSRILAKLGLRSRVQAAIIARSQT; encoded by the coding sequence ATGATTCGCGTCGTGGTGGCCGACGACCAGCCGGCCGTACGCGCCGGCCTGGTGATGATCCTCAATGCGGCGGCGGACGTGCGGGTCGTCGGCCAGGCCGAGGACGGCGAGCAGGCGGTCGCGCTGTGCCGTGAGCTGAAGCCGGACGTGGTGGTGATGGACATCCAGATGCCGCGGCTCGACGGCATTTCCGCGACCCGCGAGCTGGCCGGCGTCTGCGACGTACTCATCCTCACGACCTTCGACCTCGACGAGTACGTCTTCGGCGCGCTGCGCGCTGGAGCAGCCGGTTTCCTGTTGAAGAACACCGATGCCGACAAGCTGGTCGACGCCGTACGCCTGGTGGCCAGTGGCGACGGGCTGATCGCGCCGGCCGTCACCCGCCGGCTGATCGCCGCGTTCGCGCAGGTCTCGGCGCCGTCCGAGCTGGCCACCGACGTTGACCTGAGTTCGTTGACCGCCCGTGAGCGTGAGGTGTTGGAGTGCATCGGCCGCGGACTGTCCAACCAGGACATCTCGGCCGAGCTGTCGATGGCCGAGGCCACCACGAAGACACACGTCAGCCGCATCCTCGCCAAGCTCGGCCTGCGCAGCCGCGTACAGGCGGCCATCATTGCCCGCTCGCAGACGTGA
- a CDS encoding sensor histidine kinase, whose protein sequence is MQLTSLFDRRDTLIAVGAATASWLLYSLGSYTHTGRLLPAIPTTFLIGTLLLMGLAMLFRRTVPVLCLGIGTVAFVADIAIGPSLGTVLMFTDVLYAATVYGPRRMFQVLLSLSAAVTIVAAAVMLILERRFDVAILIPVQLGLVLVVPVFTGFDIRRHREQARDERLRADQLARLAELDRKAAVTAERTRMARELHDVIANHLSAISIQSTAGLSVPGLDQDAVRELLTVIRQSSNAGLAEMKEMIYLLRDDSDGEPSATPRIDDVQRLIDQANASGAEATLKVEGAVRPLPVAVDLAAYRIVQESLTNVVKHAGGAATVCIDYRPESVLITVDSPLGGGSSRVQGSGSGLVGMAERAEMLGGEFQAGPEDRQWRVRAELPVR, encoded by the coding sequence GTGCAGCTGACCTCGCTTTTCGACCGTCGCGACACGCTCATCGCGGTCGGCGCGGCGACCGCCAGCTGGCTGCTCTACTCGCTTGGCAGCTACACGCACACCGGCAGGCTGCTGCCGGCCATACCGACCACGTTCCTTATTGGCACGCTGCTGTTGATGGGCCTGGCGATGCTGTTCCGCCGGACCGTGCCGGTGCTCTGCCTCGGCATCGGCACGGTCGCGTTCGTCGCGGACATCGCCATCGGACCGTCCCTCGGCACCGTGTTGATGTTCACCGATGTCCTCTACGCGGCCACCGTGTACGGTCCGCGGCGGATGTTCCAGGTCCTGCTGAGCCTGTCGGCCGCGGTCACCATCGTGGCGGCCGCGGTCATGCTGATCCTTGAGCGACGCTTCGACGTGGCGATCCTCATCCCGGTGCAGCTCGGACTGGTGCTCGTGGTGCCGGTCTTCACTGGCTTCGACATCCGGCGCCACCGCGAGCAGGCGCGTGACGAGCGGCTGCGCGCCGATCAGCTGGCGCGGTTGGCCGAGCTCGACCGGAAGGCGGCGGTGACCGCGGAGCGTACGCGGATGGCGCGCGAGCTGCACGACGTCATCGCCAACCACCTCTCGGCGATCTCCATCCAGTCGACCGCCGGCCTGTCGGTGCCAGGACTCGACCAGGACGCGGTCCGCGAGCTGCTGACGGTGATCCGGCAGAGCAGCAACGCCGGGCTGGCCGAGATGAAGGAGATGATCTATCTGCTCCGCGACGACTCCGACGGCGAGCCGAGCGCGACACCGCGGATCGACGACGTACAGCGGCTGATCGACCAGGCCAACGCCTCCGGCGCCGAGGCGACGCTGAAGGTGGAAGGCGCCGTGCGGCCGCTGCCGGTCGCGGTCGACCTGGCCGCCTACCGGATCGTCCAGGAGTCGCTGACCAACGTGGTGAAACATGCCGGCGGCGCGGCGACCGTATGCATCGACTACCGGCCGGAGTCGGTGCTGATCACCGTCGACAGTCCGCTCGGCGGCGGGTCGTCACGCGTACAGGGCAGCGGGTCGGGGTTGGTCGGCATGGCCGAGCGTGCGGAGATGCTCGGTGGCGAGTTTCAGGCGGGTCCGGAGGACCGACAGTGGCGAGTACGAGCGGAGTTGCCGGTCAGATGA
- a CDS encoding amino acid permease translates to MSLFSTSPTGIFRRKPVDAIEPETEGGGLAPVLGLWQLTALGIGAIIGAGIFALAGTVAAQQAGPAVLFSFLVAGVVSLAAALAYAEFTSLIPRAGTAYTYGYAVLGEIAGWFIGWDLLLEYTAIVAVVGIGVSGYVGALVEQVGIHLPAWMLGAPTTGPGHVVDLVAALLCLLIAFLLTRGVRSAARVETVLVWVKVGIVLLILVVGVFFISTKNYVPFVPFGWGGVFSGAAIVFFAVFGYDALSSAAEESADARKHLPKAMLLSFAICMVLYVLACLVLTGMVYYKNIAPKGAFAHAFEGVGLPGIATIISVGAILGIVTVMFTFMFAVTRVWYAMSRDGLLPRWFSKVSPRHRVPTRVTWIVGIASALIAGFVPIGDAAELTNIGILLAFVVVCSAVIVLRYRHPELERPFRCPGMPVVPAIGIVGAIWLTIYLKPLTWVRFVSWFVIGLVIYAAYSYRKSLLGKRMQLTKD, encoded by the coding sequence ATGAGCCTGTTCTCGACCTCTCCCACCGGGATCTTCCGGCGCAAGCCGGTCGACGCGATCGAGCCGGAGACCGAGGGAGGCGGGCTCGCCCCTGTCCTCGGCCTGTGGCAACTGACGGCACTGGGCATCGGCGCGATCATCGGCGCCGGCATCTTCGCGCTGGCCGGTACGGTCGCCGCGCAGCAGGCCGGGCCGGCGGTGCTTTTCTCGTTCCTGGTCGCCGGCGTGGTGAGCCTCGCGGCCGCGTTGGCGTACGCCGAGTTCACCTCGCTCATCCCGCGCGCCGGCACGGCCTACACGTACGGCTATGCGGTGCTCGGCGAGATCGCCGGCTGGTTCATCGGCTGGGACCTGCTGCTGGAATACACCGCGATCGTGGCCGTCGTCGGCATCGGTGTCTCCGGTTATGTCGGAGCGCTCGTCGAACAGGTCGGCATTCACCTGCCGGCGTGGATGCTGGGCGCGCCGACCACCGGTCCCGGCCACGTTGTCGACCTGGTGGCGGCGCTGCTCTGCCTGCTCATCGCCTTCCTCCTGACCCGCGGCGTCCGGTCGGCGGCACGCGTGGAGACCGTGCTGGTCTGGGTCAAGGTCGGCATCGTCCTGCTGATTCTGGTGGTCGGTGTTTTCTTCATCAGCACCAAAAACTACGTGCCGTTCGTGCCTTTTGGCTGGGGTGGCGTGTTTTCCGGTGCGGCGATCGTGTTTTTCGCGGTCTTCGGCTATGACGCGCTCAGCTCCGCCGCGGAGGAGTCGGCCGACGCGCGCAAACACCTGCCGAAGGCGATGCTGCTCTCGTTCGCCATCTGCATGGTGCTCTACGTGCTCGCCTGTCTCGTACTCACCGGCATGGTGTACTACAAGAACATCGCGCCGAAGGGTGCGTTCGCGCACGCCTTCGAAGGGGTCGGCCTGCCCGGCATCGCCACGATCATCTCGGTCGGCGCGATCCTCGGCATCGTCACCGTGATGTTCACGTTCATGTTCGCGGTGACGCGCGTCTGGTACGCGATGAGCCGCGACGGCCTGCTGCCGCGCTGGTTCTCCAAGGTCAGCCCGCGCCACCGCGTACCGACGCGGGTGACCTGGATCGTCGGCATCGCCTCGGCGCTGATCGCCGGTTTCGTGCCGATCGGCGACGCCGCGGAGCTGACCAACATCGGCATTCTGCTGGCCTTCGTCGTCGTGTGTAGCGCGGTGATCGTGTTGCGCTATCGGCACCCCGAACTCGAGCGGCCGTTCCGCTGTCCCGGCATGCCCGTGGTGCCGGCGATCGGCATTGTCGGCGCGATCTGGCTGACGATCTACCTCAAGCCGCTGACCTGGGTCCGGTTCGTCAGCTGGTTCGTCATCGGCCTGGTCATCTATGCCGCGTACAGCTACCGGAAGTCTTTGCTCGGCAAGCGGATGCAGCTGACCAAGGACTAG
- a CDS encoding acyl-ACP desaturase: protein MSDPSLQTALLYELEPVVEQNLERHIGLAKDWNPHDYVPWSQGRDFAFLGGEDWKPEDSKLDETAKTAMIVNLLTEDNLPSYHREIATRFSRDGAWGEWVGRWTAEEGRHGIALRDYLVVTRGVDPVKLEQLRMAHMTAGYDSGDKTMLEAVAYVSFQELATRVSHRNTGKASGCPIADQLLARISVDENLHMVFYRNLVKAAFDRAPNETMQAVRDEVVNFEMPGSTMDNFARQAVAIAKAGIYDLRLHHDEVVQPILRFWKVFERDDLTGEGAKARDELAAFLSTLDGQATKFEEQRERMRERAARKAAG from the coding sequence ATGTCCGACCCCTCGCTGCAGACCGCGCTGCTCTATGAGCTGGAGCCGGTGGTCGAGCAGAATCTGGAGCGGCACATCGGCCTGGCCAAGGACTGGAACCCGCACGACTACGTGCCGTGGAGCCAGGGCCGCGACTTCGCGTTTCTGGGTGGCGAGGACTGGAAGCCGGAAGACTCCAAGCTGGACGAGACCGCCAAGACCGCGATGATCGTCAACCTGCTGACCGAGGACAACCTGCCCTCCTACCACCGCGAGATCGCCACCCGGTTCTCCCGCGATGGCGCCTGGGGTGAGTGGGTCGGCCGGTGGACCGCCGAGGAGGGCCGCCACGGCATCGCGCTGCGCGACTACCTGGTGGTCACTCGCGGTGTCGACCCGGTGAAGCTGGAACAGCTGCGGATGGCGCACATGACCGCCGGCTACGACTCCGGCGACAAGACGATGCTCGAGGCCGTCGCGTACGTCTCTTTCCAGGAGCTGGCGACCCGCGTCTCGCACCGCAACACCGGCAAGGCCTCCGGCTGCCCGATCGCCGACCAGTTGCTGGCGCGCATCTCGGTCGACGAGAACCTGCACATGGTCTTCTACCGCAACCTGGTCAAGGCGGCCTTCGACCGGGCGCCCAACGAGACCATGCAGGCCGTACGCGACGAGGTCGTCAACTTCGAGATGCCCGGCTCCACGATGGACAACTTCGCCCGGCAGGCCGTGGCGATCGCGAAGGCCGGCATCTACGACCTGCGGCTGCACCACGACGAGGTCGTCCAGCCGATCCTGCGGTTCTGGAAGGTCTTCGAGCGCGACGACCTGACCGGCGAAGGCGCGAAGGCCCGCGACGAGCTGGCCGCCTTCCTGTCCACATTGGACGGTCAGGCGACCAAGTTCGAGGAGCAGCGCGAACGCATGCGCGAGCGGGCCGCTCGCAAAGCCGCCGGCTAG
- a CDS encoding Lrp/AsnC family transcriptional regulator, translated as MQIDAIDRKIIASLGEDARRSYADVGAQVALSAPAVKRRVDRLRAEGVITGFTAVIAPAALGGTTEAFVELFCAGRTSPAEIRRAALRHPEVVAAYTVSGDADAILHLRVSDISHLEEALEGLRAERFVNSTRSTIVLSMLMERPAALT; from the coding sequence TTGCAGATAGACGCCATTGACCGCAAGATCATTGCGTCGCTCGGCGAGGACGCGCGGCGCTCGTACGCGGACGTCGGCGCGCAGGTGGCTTTGTCCGCGCCGGCGGTGAAAAGGCGGGTCGACCGGCTTCGCGCCGAAGGTGTCATCACCGGTTTCACCGCGGTCATCGCGCCGGCCGCTCTCGGCGGCACGACCGAGGCCTTCGTCGAGCTGTTCTGCGCCGGCCGTACGTCGCCGGCCGAGATCCGCCGGGCGGCGCTGCGGCATCCGGAGGTGGTCGCCGCGTACACGGTGTCCGGCGACGCGGACGCGATCCTGCACCTGCGGGTCAGCGACATCTCGCACCTGGAGGAGGCGCTGGAGGGCCTGCGCGCGGAGCGGTTCGTCAACTCCACCCGCAGCACGATCGTCCTGTCCATGCTGATGGAGCGGCCGGCCGCGCTGACCTGA
- the ddaH gene encoding dimethylargininase, translated as METSIGAPVSPALGYAPATVQPRVARHRTYLMCRPTHFTVSYAINAWMDPSVGVDTALAVAQWEEIRRTYERLGHTVHLLPEQAGLPDMVFAANGGFSVGGVFYGAQFTYPQRAAERFAHQDWYAGDGWPVVPGTFTNEGEGDFTYLPGRDLVLAGYGFRTDVRAHAEAGRVLGRAVVSLELVDPRFYHLDTALFVLDDQTICYFPGAFGEKTRELLAELFPGALLATEEDALAFGLNAVSDGLNVLLPASATGLAAPLEDLGYRTVLLADSELRKAGGSVKCCTAELRP; from the coding sequence GTGGAGACCAGCATCGGCGCACCGGTTTCGCCGGCCCTCGGATACGCACCGGCCACCGTCCAACCGCGCGTCGCGCGTCACCGGACCTATCTCATGTGCCGGCCGACGCATTTCACCGTGTCGTACGCGATCAACGCCTGGATGGACCCGTCGGTCGGCGTCGACACCGCACTGGCAGTGGCCCAGTGGGAGGAGATCCGGCGGACGTACGAACGGCTCGGCCACACGGTGCACCTGCTGCCGGAACAGGCCGGCCTGCCGGACATGGTCTTCGCCGCCAACGGTGGCTTCAGCGTCGGCGGCGTGTTCTATGGCGCTCAGTTCACCTATCCGCAACGCGCGGCGGAGCGTTTCGCGCACCAGGACTGGTATGCCGGGGACGGCTGGCCGGTCGTGCCGGGGACGTTCACCAACGAAGGCGAAGGCGACTTCACGTATCTGCCGGGCCGCGACTTGGTGCTGGCCGGCTATGGCTTCCGCACGGACGTACGCGCGCATGCCGAGGCCGGTCGCGTGCTGGGTCGCGCGGTGGTGTCGCTGGAGCTGGTCGACCCGCGGTTCTATCACCTGGACACCGCGCTGTTCGTCCTCGACGACCAGACGATCTGCTATTTCCCGGGCGCTTTCGGGGAAAAAACGCGTGAGCTGCTGGCGGAGCTGTTCCCCGGCGCGCTGCTGGCCACCGAGGAGGACGCGCTCGCCTTCGGCCTCAACGCGGTCAGCGACGGACTCAACGTGCTGCTGCCGGCATCGGCCACTGGCCTGGCCGCACCGCTCGAGGACCTTGGCTACCGTACGGTCCTGCTGGCCGACTCGGAGCTGCGCAAGGCCGGCGGGAGCGTCAAATGCTGCACCGCGGAGCTGCGACCCTGA
- a CDS encoding dynamin family protein — MAGAPGLLESVEQLLRVVTSTRFPLAIPGAPAARKARVALINQAEDYLLPRLQRADAPLLAVVGGSTGSGKSTLVNSLAGKRLSPASVLRPTTRSPVLVSHPADVKWFSDDRILPRLRRTNDPSAQDRGSEVSKLAVVTAAALTPGIALLDAPDLDSIVDANRDLATELLAAADLWVFVTTSSRYADAVPWDALRTAETRGTSVAIVLDRLPKGAEEIAQHLRQMLRKEGLGTAPLLVVPQTPLQDGLLPGEIINPVRQWLASLANDGDQRLAIANKTLDGAIGSLRPRTTALVRHASAQDAAAADLREDVQGTYLRELEQVSYTIDGGDILHGEVLARWQEFVSSGELARTIRARDGKARNQLAAAFASRSVPGEALSRAIAGALAAAVEQAAEQGAEASALRWKSRDAGAAMLAEHPDLARASTGFGATARRAVEDWQAAVIELARPTVPSTTPAKNVEAAATAAGLAVMTAAVLPVGQLVDGLPAPSRRAGSGDAEALVSSVRRTFEGHDTRRMARRAKGMLLESVRDLLEGERRRFEARLTDAGVGERTNERLREAAGAVEAARLAAGGRDRPRPSRAASREHWSQRHSAGPPSPRPVRTRT; from the coding sequence ATGGCCGGGGCCCCGGGTCTGCTCGAGTCGGTCGAGCAGTTGCTGCGTGTCGTCACCAGCACCCGGTTTCCGCTGGCCATCCCCGGCGCGCCGGCCGCTCGTAAGGCGCGCGTCGCGTTGATCAACCAGGCTGAGGACTATCTGCTGCCCCGGCTGCAGCGGGCCGACGCACCGCTGCTGGCGGTGGTCGGCGGCTCGACCGGCTCGGGCAAGTCGACGCTGGTGAACAGCCTGGCCGGCAAGCGGCTCAGTCCGGCCAGCGTGCTGCGGCCGACCACCCGCTCACCGGTGCTGGTCAGCCATCCGGCGGACGTGAAGTGGTTTTCCGACGACCGGATCCTGCCGCGGCTGCGGCGCACCAACGACCCCTCCGCGCAGGACCGCGGCAGCGAGGTGTCCAAGCTCGCCGTGGTGACCGCCGCCGCGCTCACGCCTGGCATCGCGCTGCTGGACGCGCCCGACCTCGACTCGATCGTCGACGCCAACCGCGACCTGGCCACCGAGCTGCTGGCCGCGGCCGACCTGTGGGTCTTCGTGACGACCTCCAGCCGGTACGCCGACGCCGTGCCGTGGGATGCGCTGCGTACGGCCGAGACCCGCGGCACGAGCGTGGCGATCGTGCTCGACCGGCTGCCGAAAGGCGCCGAGGAGATCGCGCAGCACCTGCGGCAGATGCTGCGCAAGGAAGGCCTTGGCACCGCGCCGCTGCTGGTGGTGCCGCAGACGCCGCTGCAGGACGGCCTGCTGCCCGGCGAGATCATCAACCCGGTGCGCCAGTGGCTCGCCTCGCTGGCCAACGACGGCGACCAGCGCCTCGCCATCGCCAACAAGACGCTCGACGGCGCGATCGGCAGCCTCCGGCCGCGGACGACCGCGCTCGTCCGACATGCCAGCGCCCAGGACGCCGCCGCGGCCGATCTGCGCGAAGACGTGCAGGGCACCTACCTGCGCGAGCTGGAGCAGGTCTCCTACACCATTGACGGCGGCGACATCCTGCACGGCGAGGTGCTGGCGCGGTGGCAGGAGTTCGTCAGCAGTGGCGAGCTGGCCCGCACGATCCGGGCCAGGGACGGCAAGGCGCGCAACCAGCTGGCGGCCGCGTTCGCCAGCCGGTCCGTGCCGGGCGAGGCGCTCAGCCGCGCGATCGCCGGCGCGCTGGCCGCCGCGGTCGAGCAGGCCGCCGAGCAGGGCGCCGAGGCTTCGGCGCTGCGCTGGAAGTCACGCGACGCCGGCGCCGCGATGCTGGCCGAGCACCCCGACCTGGCGCGTGCGTCCACCGGTTTCGGTGCGACCGCCCGCCGAGCCGTCGAGGACTGGCAGGCCGCGGTGATCGAGCTGGCCAGGCCGACCGTGCCGAGCACGACACCGGCCAAGAACGTGGAGGCGGCCGCCACCGCGGCAGGCCTCGCGGTGATGACCGCCGCCGTGTTGCCGGTCGGCCAGCTGGTCGACGGCCTGCCGGCGCCGTCCCGGCGGGCCGGCTCGGGCGATGCCGAGGCGCTGGTGAGCTCGGTCCGGCGTACGTTCGAGGGTCACGACACCCGTCGGATGGCCCGCCGCGCGAAGGGAATGCTGCTGGAATCCGTACGTGACCTGCTGGAGGGCGAACGCCGCCGGTTCGAGGCCCGGCTGACCGACGCCGGTGTCGGCGAGCGCACCAACGAGCGGCTGCGTGAGGCCGCCGGCGCGGTCGAGGCGGCCAGGCTGGCCGCCGGCGGACGGGACCGTCCCCGACCGAGCCGCGCCGCCTCCCGTGAGCACTGGTCGCAACGTCATTCGGCAGGGCCGCCGAGCCCGCGGCCGGTGCGGACTCGGACGTGA
- a CDS encoding GTPase, which produces MTVTEPAKVSGALERESAQRLATVSNRLDALRRLLAAGSGRVDEKLLDVGHRLLERSGERLRLSTSHTVVALVGATGSGKSSMFNALTGMQLSAVNVRRPTTSLPHACIWGAEGADELLKWLAISPRHRAILDGDEQAELRGLVLLDLPDHDSTNVTHRLEVDRMVGLVDLLVWVLDPQKYADAAIHQRYLREMPNHEQATVVLLNQIDTLAPGDVGGVLQDVRRLLHEDGLGEVPLLPTSAKTGAGLDEVRKLFAASVADRRTAVDRISADLDRVSDTLSTLAGPSVPEEVDRPTQNALVDDLAQAAGIPAIAEEVHDSYVWRARRLTGWPFARLVSRFLPDPRSAAEKELGGGRAGASGGFVTPRAIGRAEVDGALRSLADRLTSTIPSPWHTTIAKATRAHAEDVQPALDRVLSETDLGLDQKPGWWRAMWVVQWILAIAAVAGAVGTVVAAIQPKLLPGGLVLPVALLAGGLVLGLLLALLSRSLVASGARRAQSRVSLRLRDGVVAAVREHVLGPIRAELTAYATAQDAYQVLRRG; this is translated from the coding sequence GTGACGGTGACCGAACCAGCGAAAGTCAGCGGCGCACTGGAGCGGGAGTCCGCGCAGCGCCTGGCCACCGTGTCCAACCGGCTCGACGCCCTGCGGCGGCTGCTCGCGGCCGGCTCCGGCCGGGTCGACGAGAAGCTGCTGGACGTGGGCCACCGGCTGCTGGAGCGTTCCGGCGAACGGCTCCGGCTGTCCACCTCGCACACCGTGGTCGCGCTGGTCGGCGCCACCGGCAGCGGCAAGTCGTCGATGTTCAACGCGCTGACCGGCATGCAGCTGTCGGCGGTGAACGTACGCCGGCCGACCACCTCGCTGCCGCACGCCTGCATCTGGGGTGCCGAGGGCGCCGACGAGCTGCTGAAGTGGCTGGCCATCTCGCCGCGGCACCGGGCGATCCTGGACGGCGACGAGCAGGCCGAGCTGCGGGGCCTGGTGCTGCTGGACCTGCCCGACCACGACTCGACCAACGTCACGCACCGCCTCGAGGTCGACCGGATGGTCGGCCTGGTCGACCTGCTGGTGTGGGTGCTCGACCCGCAGAAGTACGCGGACGCGGCGATCCACCAGCGCTATCTGCGCGAGATGCCCAACCACGAGCAGGCCACCGTGGTGCTGCTCAACCAGATCGACACACTCGCGCCGGGCGATGTCGGCGGGGTCCTGCAGGACGTACGCCGGCTGCTGCACGAGGACGGCCTCGGCGAGGTGCCACTGCTGCCGACCTCGGCGAAGACCGGCGCCGGCCTGGACGAGGTGCGCAAGCTGTTCGCCGCGTCGGTCGCCGACCGGCGTACCGCCGTCGACCGGATCTCCGCCGACCTGGACCGCGTGTCCGACACGCTGTCCACGCTGGCCGGGCCGTCGGTGCCGGAGGAGGTCGACCGGCCGACCCAGAACGCGCTGGTCGACGACCTGGCGCAGGCCGCCGGCATCCCGGCGATCGCCGAAGAGGTGCACGACTCGTACGTGTGGCGCGCCCGCCGGCTGACCGGCTGGCCGTTCGCCCGGCTGGTCAGCCGCTTCCTGCCGGACCCGCGGTCGGCGGCGGAGAAGGAGCTCGGCGGCGGCCGTGCCGGCGCGAGCGGCGGCTTCGTCACGCCGCGCGCGATCGGCCGTGCCGAGGTCGACGGTGCCCTGCGCTCGCTCGCCGACCGGCTCACCTCGACGATCCCGTCGCCGTGGCACACGACCATCGCGAAGGCCACCCGTGCGCACGCCGAGGACGTCCAGCCGGCGCTGGACCGGGTGCTCAGCGAGACCGACCTCGGCCTGGACCAGAAGCCAGGCTGGTGGCGTGCGATGTGGGTCGTCCAGTGGATCCTCGCCATCGCGGCGGTCGCCGGTGCCGTCGGCACGGTCGTGGCCGCCATACAGCCGAAGCTGCTGCCAGGCGGTCTGGTGCTGCCGGTCGCGCTGCTCGCCGGCGGCCTGGTTTTGGGGCTGCTGCTGGCATTGCTCAGCCGGTCGCTGGTCGCCAGCGGCGCGCGTCGAGCGCAGTCACGAGTGTCGCTGCGGTTGCGTGACGGAGTCGTGGCGGCCGTACGCGAGCACGTCCTCGGTCCGATCCGTGCCGAGCTGACCGCGTACGCGACAGCCCAGGATGCGTATCAGGTGCTCCGCCGGGGCTGA
- a CDS encoding type II toxin-antitoxin system CcdA family antitoxin yields MTSANKRKISVTIDAELLDELEKAGVNVSAQINEALSLELDRRRRQAALAAMLDEMAAERGPLDSADDEALIRHYMRLLGGPSAAAAAS; encoded by the coding sequence ATGACGAGTGCGAACAAGCGGAAGATCAGCGTGACCATCGACGCGGAGCTGCTTGACGAACTCGAGAAAGCGGGGGTCAACGTGTCAGCCCAAATCAACGAGGCGCTCTCACTCGAGCTGGATCGGCGCAGGCGTCAGGCAGCGCTGGCGGCCATGCTGGACGAGATGGCCGCCGAACGCGGCCCGCTCGACTCGGCCGATGACGAGGCGCTGATCCGTCACTACATGCGGCTGCTGGGTGGTCCCAGCGCCGCCGCAGCGGCTTCGTAG
- a CDS encoding PIN domain-containing protein, whose product MRLVLDAEAVNALMDANHPAERRVRGAVEAARRLRRDVVIPTVTLAELYRGASRSKWLDGLLAREHGDGMLLRDTDRQLARLVGAVLSEAGAGSDLLADAHAVAVAVEAGGGVVMTADEPDLARLAAPYRTVVVESVDGGKRARRRH is encoded by the coding sequence ATGCGATTGGTCCTCGATGCCGAGGCAGTCAACGCACTGATGGACGCGAACCATCCGGCGGAGCGGCGGGTTCGCGGTGCGGTAGAAGCGGCGCGAAGGCTCCGGCGTGACGTAGTGATCCCGACGGTAACGCTGGCCGAGCTTTATCGTGGCGCCTCCAGGAGCAAGTGGCTGGACGGATTGCTTGCTCGGGAGCACGGCGACGGCATGCTGTTGCGGGACACCGACCGGCAGCTCGCTCGGCTCGTCGGCGCCGTGCTGTCGGAGGCTGGCGCGGGTTCTGACCTGCTCGCCGACGCGCATGCCGTCGCGGTCGCCGTCGAGGCCGGCGGTGGCGTCGTGATGACGGCGGACGAGCCGGATCTTGCTCGGCTGGCCGCACCGTATCGGACGGTCGTGGTGGAAAGCGTGGACGGCGGAAAACGCGCTCGGCGGCGGCACTGA
- a CDS encoding trimeric intracellular cation channel family protein — MNAVDTLATGYLVLELVGIFAFALSGAQLAVERDFDIVGMAVLAETTALGGGVLRDVLLGTTPAAFFQPAYLITPLIATGVVFVWHRQLERVARFVTLVDAAGVGLFCVVGTQKALLFGLPGLPAVILGATSAVGGGVLRDLLARRDPAVLRKDSQMYAIPALFGATIIAIGYWVHVTTPVLAVAAAAVAFALRMLALRYNWRAPHPRR, encoded by the coding sequence GTGAACGCTGTGGACACCCTCGCGACCGGCTACCTCGTCCTGGAGCTGGTAGGCATCTTCGCCTTCGCGCTGTCCGGTGCTCAGCTCGCGGTCGAGCGTGACTTCGACATCGTCGGCATGGCGGTGCTCGCCGAGACCACCGCGCTAGGTGGCGGTGTCCTGCGCGACGTGCTCCTCGGTACGACCCCGGCGGCTTTCTTCCAACCCGCCTATCTGATCACTCCGCTGATCGCCACCGGCGTGGTCTTCGTCTGGCACCGCCAACTGGAACGAGTCGCGCGGTTCGTGACGTTGGTGGACGCGGCCGGCGTCGGTCTGTTCTGTGTCGTCGGCACGCAGAAGGCGCTGCTCTTCGGCCTGCCTGGCCTGCCAGCGGTCATTCTCGGTGCCACGAGTGCGGTCGGCGGCGGCGTACTGCGTGATCTGCTGGCCCGCCGCGATCCGGCGGTTTTGCGTAAGGACAGCCAGATGTACGCGATCCCCGCGCTGTTCGGCGCGACGATCATCGCCATCGGCTACTGGGTCCACGTCACCACGCCGGTGCTGGCGGTCGCCGCGGCCGCGGTGGCTTTTGCCTTGCGGATGCTGGCGTTGCGCTACAACTGGCGGGCTCCGCATCCCCGCCGCTGA